The Schistocerca gregaria isolate iqSchGreg1 chromosome 4, iqSchGreg1.2, whole genome shotgun sequence genome contains a region encoding:
- the LOC126267617 gene encoding uncharacterized protein LOC126267617, whose translation MQIQNRRQHATTVRSSAATKTAFLDMVPTTGGEDLMPALSTRHQALHSKHQVPSTRHHAPGTKHQEQGIVHQLPGTRHHALGTEHQAPSLCSKHQVLSTRHQAPGTKYQEQETVHQPPGTRHHELGTEHQAPSTTQQAPSTEHQALCTRHQAPKTRHCAPVARHQAPCSRH comes from the exons atgcagATACAGAACAGGAGGCAGCACGCAACCACCGTCAGATCATCTGCTGCTACTAAGACGGCGTTCCTGGACATGGTGCCCACCACTGGTGGGGAGGATCTCATGCCA GCACTGAGCACCAGGCACCAAGCACTACACAGCAAGCACCAGGTACCAAGCACCAGGCACCATGCACCAGGCACCAAGCACCAAGAACAAGGCATTGTGCACCAGCTGCCAGGGACCAGGCACCATGCACTGGGCACTGAGCACCAGGCACCATCACTATGCAGCAAACACCAGGTACTGAGCACCAGGCACCAAGCACCAGGCACCAAGTACCAAGAACAAGAGACTGTGCACCAGCCGCCAGGCACCAGGCACCATGAACTGGGCACTGAGCACCAGGCACCAAGCACTACACAGCAAGCACCAAGTACCGAGCACCAGGCACTGTGCACCAGGCATCAAGCACCaaaaacaaggcactgtgcaccaGTTGCCAGGCACCAGGCACCATGCTCTAGGCACTGA